The Halomonas sp. KG2 genome contains a region encoding:
- a CDS encoding DUF4212 domain-containing protein, which translates to MADDKSNAAEYWKANVRLIFGCLAVWAFVSYGCAILFRPLLAGIPVGGTDLGFWFAQQGSILTFIVLIFFYAWRMNKLDAKFGLGE; encoded by the coding sequence ATGGCAGATGACAAATCCAACGCTGCTGAATACTGGAAAGCCAACGTCCGATTAATCTTTGGATGCTTGGCCGTTTGGGCGTTCGTTTCTTATGGATGTGCCATCCTCTTTCGTCCGCTGCTAGCGGGCATTCCCGTTGGTGGGACTGACTTGGGCTTTTGGTTCGCTCAACAGGGCTCCATCCTCACCTTCATCGTACTGATCTTCTTCTATGCCTGGAGAATGAACAAACTCGATGCAAAATTCGGCCTTGGGGAGTAA
- a CDS encoding cation acetate symporter, translating into MSQFAINLLFVGASFALYIGIAIWARAGSTKDFYVAGGGVHPITNGMATAADWMSAASFISMAGLLASGGYANSTFLMGWTGGYVILAMLLAPYLRKFGKFTVPDFIGDRFYSNTARFVAIVCLIVASVTYVIGQMTGAGVAFSRFLEVSNTWGIWIAALIVFLYAVFGGMKGITYTQVAQYVVLIIAYTIPAVFIAMQLTGNPIPMFGMFSTHTESGIPLLTKLDEVVTALGFRDYTADVDNKLNMVLFTLSLMVGTAGLPHVIIRFFTVPKVADARWSAGWALVFIALLYLTAPAVGSMARLNLATTVYPEMAGQVENYEEAALNPILYADRPEWVRTWEETGLITFNDLNNDGRIQMYNDAVDFSDRGWEGNELTVNNDILVLANPEIANLPGWVIGLIAAGGIAAALSTAAGLLLAISSAISHDLIKTMINPKISEKGEMLAARISMGGAILLATYLGLNPPGFAAQTVALAFGIAGASLFPALMMGIFSKRMNSKGAICGMLAGLICTLLYIFTYLGWFFVPGTNMLANTPDNWILGISPLSFGAIGAMINFAVAFTVSSATEEPPQEIQDLVESVRYPKGAGVAVDH; encoded by the coding sequence ATGAGCCAGTTTGCCATTAACCTATTATTTGTCGGCGCGTCGTTTGCGCTCTATATCGGGATTGCGATATGGGCTCGAGCCGGGTCGACCAAAGACTTCTACGTTGCCGGTGGCGGCGTTCACCCTATCACCAACGGTATGGCGACTGCCGCTGACTGGATGTCAGCTGCATCGTTTATTTCAATGGCCGGCCTGCTAGCATCTGGCGGGTACGCTAACTCCACCTTCTTGATGGGCTGGACAGGTGGTTACGTTATCCTGGCAATGCTGCTAGCGCCTTACCTGCGTAAGTTTGGCAAGTTTACAGTGCCCGACTTTATTGGTGACCGCTTCTATAGCAACACTGCGCGCTTCGTCGCGATTGTGTGTTTGATCGTTGCCTCTGTTACTTACGTTATCGGCCAAATGACCGGTGCTGGCGTTGCTTTCTCGCGCTTCTTGGAAGTCAGTAACACCTGGGGTATCTGGATCGCAGCGCTGATTGTGTTCCTGTACGCCGTTTTTGGCGGCATGAAAGGTATTACCTACACGCAGGTTGCTCAGTACGTGGTACTTATCATCGCCTACACTATTCCGGCGGTGTTCATTGCCATGCAACTAACCGGCAACCCAATTCCGATGTTCGGTATGTTCAGTACCCATACGGAGTCTGGCATTCCGCTGCTGACCAAGTTGGATGAAGTCGTTACTGCGCTTGGTTTCCGCGACTATACCGCCGACGTCGATAATAAGCTGAACATGGTGCTGTTTACTCTGTCGCTAATGGTGGGTACTGCTGGTTTACCCCACGTTATTATTCGCTTTTTCACTGTGCCGAAAGTTGCTGATGCACGCTGGTCCGCTGGTTGGGCACTCGTGTTTATTGCCCTGCTGTATCTCACCGCCCCCGCGGTTGGCTCCATGGCACGCTTGAACTTGGCTACCACCGTCTATCCAGAGATGGCGGGGCAGGTAGAGAACTACGAAGAAGCCGCCCTCAATCCGATTCTCTACGCAGACCGCCCTGAGTGGGTGCGCACTTGGGAAGAAACTGGGCTTATTACTTTTAACGATCTCAATAACGACGGCCGCATCCAAATGTACAACGATGCTGTCGACTTTTCTGATCGTGGCTGGGAAGGTAACGAGCTAACCGTTAATAACGACATTCTCGTACTAGCTAACCCTGAAATTGCCAACTTGCCGGGCTGGGTTATCGGCCTTATTGCAGCAGGCGGTATCGCTGCGGCTCTTTCAACAGCGGCGGGTCTACTATTGGCCATCTCGTCAGCCATTAGTCACGATTTGATCAAAACAATGATCAATCCGAAGATCTCTGAGAAGGGTGAAATGCTGGCAGCACGTATTTCAATGGGCGGCGCGATTCTTCTGGCTACCTACCTTGGGCTTAATCCACCCGGGTTCGCAGCGCAGACGGTTGCACTTGCCTTTGGTATCGCTGGTGCCTCACTGTTCCCAGCGCTGATGATGGGCATTTTCTCCAAGCGCATGAACAGCAAAGGCGCGATTTGCGGCATGCTGGCAGGTCTGATCTGCACCTTGCTCTATATCTTCACCTATCTCGGTTGGTTCTTCGTTCCCGGCACCAACATGCTGGCTAACACGCCAGACAACTGGATCTTGGGCATTTCACCACTCTCCTTCGGTGCAATAGGCGCGATGATTAACTTTGCGGTTGCGTTTACTGTCTCTAGCGCAACGGAAGAGCCTCCGCAGGAGATTCAAGACCTGGTAGAAAGCGTTCGCTACCCGAAAGGTGCTGGTGTCGCGGTCGACCACTAA
- a CDS encoding PAS-domain containing protein — protein MFHGGLLVAVSLLYIAVLFGIAWFGDRRARTHGASRRRPIIYSLALAIYCTSWTFYGAVGQAATAGWSFASIFVGPILTFLLFWPVLAKMIRVAKHQNVTSIADFIASRYGKTQSLAAFASLVALIGTLPYIALQLKAVSTTFSVLTDAADMTHTPLFGDTAFYVAIVMAIFAILFGTRHTDATEHHEGLIHAVAFESLVKLLAFVVLGAFVTWGMFDGLGELMGHAESQLELQRQLANQDFGQSFWAQTLLAMLAILCLPRQFHVAVVENTHPDDATKARWLFPLYLLAVAFFVVPLAAAGLLLFSESGVEPDTYVLALSMASGQQWLTLLTFIGGFSAATGMVIVAAVAVSIMISNEIVIPALFRLRWFDTKARDYGRLVLRARRLTIVAVLAMAYGFYQLIAEFTSLASIGMLSFAAAAQFAPALIGGLYWKRGNRLGVIVGMNAGFAIWAYSLLMPAMINAGVLPQAWLAGGPLGLNWLSPTTLFGLNLSDPFTHGVMLSLGINLFCYIFVSQVTSQRVVERIQASLFVDSVETRQTSVNRPWTGATTVGDLKVLCERFLGADQVDRAFEDYARRAGKPMEDSSRASIDVIQFTERFLASVLGASSARIVVNSALQGRGIGISDVISIVDEASQVLEFNRALLQATIENINQGISVVDQNLRLVVWNQRYLELFRFPDHLIRVGAPIDRIFRYNAHSGEYGPGDPEEHVQLLLDNIRDGQPHRYVRYRQDGSVLEVQGNPMPGGGFVYTYQDITQQKRIEEALIRSENNIRIYTDNVPALIAYFDKECRYLFTNRAYEQAFDIDRNAVIGRRYEDVLPVKKAEERMPWVQRTLAGERVSFEVSMRVNDAMRYMLVTYTPHFGDSQSILGFFALYQDITERRQAEIALKVTNETLEERVRERTQALSEANAALRQENRVRAEAEQALRQAKQLAEDANASKTRFLAAASHDLLQPLNAARLFTSALMQNVTASDTQRTISHIDNSLQAAEELLGTLLDISKLDAGALTPRRSHFALADIIRPLRAEFEVMADDRGLDLVVVPTQQWVDSDPQMLRRIVQNFLSNAIRYTQEGRVLLGCRRQAGRLSIEVWDSGPGIPESKLTEIFQEFRRLDQVSRHKESEKGLGLGLSIADRMSRVLDHPIKVRSWVGVGTAFCVSVPIVAALEVTLADQEPQNRRSGNKLAGTRIVCIDNETLILEGMTAMLSGWGCEVFTATSIGGAKSILRNMDGDPDAILADYHLDNEVTGLMALEALSERFEGAVPGIVITADRTEAVAEEIKRAGYQLLLKPVKPAALRALLTRTLQASRAGGKT, from the coding sequence ATGTTTCATGGCGGTCTGCTGGTCGCGGTATCACTGCTTTACATTGCGGTGCTGTTTGGAATTGCCTGGTTCGGTGATCGCCGTGCACGGACTCACGGCGCCAGCCGCCGACGGCCAATCATCTACAGTTTGGCATTGGCCATTTACTGCACCTCGTGGACGTTTTACGGCGCAGTGGGGCAAGCAGCCACGGCTGGCTGGTCATTCGCCAGTATCTTTGTCGGGCCAATCTTAACGTTTTTACTGTTTTGGCCTGTTCTGGCAAAAATGATTCGTGTTGCCAAGCACCAAAACGTCACGTCAATCGCTGACTTTATTGCTTCCCGCTACGGCAAAACCCAATCCCTTGCAGCGTTTGCTAGTTTAGTTGCCCTCATTGGCACCCTGCCCTACATTGCCCTGCAGTTAAAAGCGGTGTCTACCACCTTTAGCGTTCTCACCGACGCAGCGGATATGACCCATACGCCGCTGTTTGGCGACACAGCGTTTTATGTCGCTATTGTCATGGCAATCTTCGCTATCCTTTTTGGCACTCGCCATACGGACGCGACAGAGCATCACGAAGGGCTGATTCATGCGGTAGCATTTGAGTCTCTTGTAAAACTGCTAGCGTTTGTCGTCCTTGGCGCTTTTGTTACCTGGGGCATGTTTGATGGCCTAGGCGAACTAATGGGCCACGCTGAAAGCCAACTGGAGTTGCAGCGCCAACTAGCCAATCAAGATTTTGGCCAAAGCTTCTGGGCGCAAACGCTGCTCGCCATGCTCGCCATACTTTGCCTGCCTCGCCAGTTTCATGTGGCAGTAGTGGAAAACACCCACCCAGATGATGCAACGAAAGCACGCTGGCTATTTCCTCTTTACCTACTCGCAGTCGCCTTTTTTGTGGTGCCTTTGGCGGCAGCCGGTCTACTGCTGTTTTCGGAAAGCGGGGTTGAGCCTGATACTTACGTACTTGCTCTTTCGATGGCGTCTGGCCAGCAGTGGCTGACCCTGCTCACCTTTATTGGCGGATTTTCTGCCGCGACAGGCATGGTTATTGTGGCGGCAGTGGCAGTATCCATCATGATTTCTAATGAAATTGTGATCCCAGCACTATTTAGGTTGCGTTGGTTCGACACAAAAGCTCGTGACTATGGCCGCTTAGTACTCCGCGCGCGCCGCCTGACGATTGTTGCTGTATTGGCAATGGCTTACGGCTTCTATCAGCTCATTGCCGAATTCACCTCGTTGGCCTCAATTGGCATGCTGTCCTTTGCGGCCGCCGCTCAGTTTGCCCCCGCACTCATCGGCGGGCTGTATTGGAAGCGCGGTAACCGCCTCGGCGTTATTGTTGGCATGAACGCAGGCTTTGCGATTTGGGCATACAGCTTGTTAATGCCGGCTATGATCAATGCCGGAGTACTGCCTCAAGCATGGCTGGCGGGCGGCCCCTTAGGGCTTAATTGGCTATCGCCGACAACCCTCTTTGGCTTAAACCTCAGCGATCCATTTACCCACGGAGTCATGCTGTCGCTGGGCATCAACTTGTTCTGCTATATCTTTGTGTCACAGGTGACTTCTCAGCGGGTCGTCGAGCGTATTCAGGCATCGCTGTTTGTCGATAGCGTAGAAACTCGTCAAACATCCGTAAACCGCCCATGGACAGGTGCCACCACTGTCGGTGACCTTAAAGTGCTGTGTGAGCGTTTTCTTGGGGCAGACCAAGTGGATCGTGCATTTGAGGATTACGCACGCCGCGCGGGAAAACCCATGGAAGATAGTTCACGGGCGTCTATCGACGTCATCCAATTTACTGAGCGCTTTCTTGCGTCAGTGTTAGGCGCATCGTCAGCACGCATAGTCGTTAACTCGGCGCTTCAGGGGCGCGGCATCGGCATTTCAGATGTCATTTCAATCGTTGATGAAGCCTCTCAAGTCTTAGAGTTCAACCGCGCACTACTGCAAGCCACCATTGAAAACATCAACCAGGGTATTAGCGTGGTTGACCAGAATTTGCGCTTGGTGGTGTGGAACCAGCGCTATTTAGAGCTGTTCCGCTTCCCTGATCACTTGATACGGGTCGGCGCCCCCATAGATCGTATTTTTCGCTACAACGCGCACAGCGGCGAATATGGCCCAGGAGACCCGGAAGAGCACGTCCAACTGCTGCTCGACAACATTCGCGACGGCCAGCCTCACCGCTATGTGCGCTATCGCCAAGATGGCAGCGTATTGGAAGTCCAAGGCAACCCGATGCCTGGTGGTGGTTTTGTCTATACCTATCAAGATATTACTCAGCAGAAGCGCATCGAAGAGGCGCTGATCCGCTCTGAAAACAACATCCGTATCTACACCGATAATGTGCCAGCGCTGATTGCCTACTTTGATAAAGAGTGCCGTTATCTATTTACCAACCGCGCCTACGAACAAGCTTTCGACATAGATCGTAATGCCGTGATTGGGCGCCGCTACGAAGACGTATTACCGGTTAAAAAAGCCGAAGAGCGCATGCCGTGGGTTCAACGAACACTGGCAGGCGAACGCGTTAGTTTTGAAGTCTCAATGCGCGTTAATGATGCCATGCGCTATATGCTGGTCACCTATACGCCCCACTTTGGTGATAGCCAATCGATTTTAGGCTTCTTCGCGCTTTATCAAGATATTACCGAGCGCCGCCAAGCCGAAATCGCCTTAAAAGTGACCAACGAAACCCTGGAAGAGCGCGTTCGCGAGCGCACGCAAGCACTTTCCGAGGCCAACGCGGCGCTGCGCCAAGAGAACCGTGTGCGCGCTGAAGCAGAGCAAGCGCTGCGCCAAGCGAAACAGTTAGCTGAAGATGCTAACGCTTCCAAAACGCGCTTTTTGGCTGCCGCTAGTCATGACTTGCTCCAGCCGCTGAACGCAGCCCGGCTGTTTACCTCTGCATTAATGCAGAACGTCACCGCTAGCGACACCCAGCGCACCATCAGCCATATTGATAACTCACTTCAAGCCGCTGAAGAGCTGCTTGGCACTCTGCTAGATATTTCAAAGCTTGATGCGGGTGCGCTTACACCGCGACGCAGCCATTTTGCACTCGCAGATATTATTCGCCCATTGCGTGCCGAATTTGAAGTGATGGCCGATGACCGTGGGCTGGATCTTGTCGTCGTACCGACGCAACAATGGGTAGATTCCGATCCGCAGATGCTTCGCCGGATTGTACAAAACTTTCTATCCAACGCGATTCGCTATACCCAAGAAGGTCGTGTACTTCTAGGCTGCCGCCGCCAAGCGGGACGGCTTTCCATAGAGGTATGGGATAGCGGGCCAGGTATTCCTGAATCTAAGCTAACGGAAATTTTCCAAGAGTTCCGCCGGTTGGATCAAGTTTCACGCCATAAAGAGAGTGAGAAAGGGCTCGGCTTAGGCCTCTCAATCGCCGATCGTATGAGCCGTGTACTTGACCACCCAATTAAGGTTCGATCCTGGGTAGGGGTGGGGACTGCATTCTGCGTCAGCGTTCCCATTGTTGCCGCCCTTGAAGTGACTTTAGCGGACCAGGAACCTCAAAACCGCCGTAGCGGTAATAAGTTAGCGGGTACCCGCATTGTGTGTATCGATAACGAAACGCTCATTTTAGAGGGCATGACGGCCATGCTGAGCGGCTGGGGATGTGAAGTATTTACGGCGACCAGCATTGGCGGCGCAAAATCGATTCTGCGCAACATGGACGGCGACCCCGACGCTATTTTGGCCGACTATCACCTGGACAACGAAGTCACGGGCTTGATGGCACTCGAAGCACTCAGCGAGCGCTTTGAGGGAGCCGTACCGGGCATTGTGATTACCGCCGACCGTACGGAAGCGGTGGCCGAGGAGATCAAGCGTGCGGGTTATCAACTGCTGCTTAAGCCGGTCAAACCCGCCGCGCTACGCGCGCTTTTAACTCGTACCCTTCAGGCTAGCCGAGCAGGAGGGAAAACGTAA
- a CDS encoding response regulator transcription factor, which yields MAVAHKFIVADDHPLFRAALTQALRQLAPQAEIVEADTMEATTEVVNRHPDADLILLDLHMPGAHGFSGLIQLRGQMPDIPVAVVSGSDEPYVVRRAIDYGASGFIPKSSSLQLIAEAVGEILQGEVWLPEALANVLDETSEEESRFAEAIASLTPQQFRVLNMLTEGLLNKQIAYELSVSEATIKAHVTAILRKLGVHSRTQAVIAAQKLEVEPPKVSS from the coding sequence ATGGCAGTAGCCCATAAGTTTATCGTCGCAGACGACCATCCGCTGTTTCGTGCAGCGCTCACTCAGGCGTTGCGCCAGTTAGCCCCCCAGGCTGAGATTGTCGAAGCCGACACCATGGAAGCCACCACTGAGGTCGTTAATCGACATCCTGATGCTGATTTGATTTTGCTAGACCTCCATATGCCAGGAGCGCATGGCTTCTCAGGTTTGATTCAATTGCGTGGCCAGATGCCCGATATTCCGGTGGCGGTTGTTTCAGGCAGTGACGAGCCCTATGTAGTACGTCGTGCCATCGATTACGGCGCGTCAGGCTTTATTCCTAAATCTTCCTCGCTACAGTTGATTGCTGAAGCAGTGGGGGAAATTCTGCAGGGGGAAGTTTGGCTGCCAGAAGCGTTGGCGAACGTCTTAGATGAAACCAGCGAAGAAGAGTCGCGTTTTGCGGAGGCAATTGCCTCACTGACGCCGCAGCAGTTTCGTGTGCTCAATATGCTGACGGAAGGTTTGTTGAATAAACAGATCGCCTATGAGCTTAGCGTCTCAGAAGCCACTATTAAGGCCCACGTGACGGCTATTCTGCGCAAGCTGGGAGTGCACTCGCGCACCCAGGCTGTTATTGCTGCTCAGAAACTTGAAGTGGAACCGCCAAAAGTTTCTTCTTGA
- the acs gene encoding acetate--CoA ligase, translating to MSEHKNVYPVRDSIAASAWADKDKYAAMYQQSMDDPESFWAEQAKRLDWIKTPTKIKNTSFARDNVDIRWFEDGELNVSANCLDRHLEKRGDQTAIIWEGDNPNDSKHITYRELYERTNQLANGLKSLGVNKGDTVTLYMPMIPEAAMAMLACARIGAVHSVVFGGFSPDAVAQRVIGADSKLVITADESVRGGKHVPLKENVDSALTRDGTDVCKNVLVVKRTGGDIDWQEGRDIWFDELVDKQSTECPVEAMNAEDPLFILYTSGSTGAPKGLKHTTGGYLTYAAMTHQYVFDYQEGEIYWCTADVGWVTGHSYIVYGPLANGATTLMFEGVPSYPSHGRMGEIVDKHQVNILYTAPTAVRALMAHGDNVMDSSKRDSLRLLGSVGEPINPEAWEWFYRVIGNEQCPIVDTWWQTETGGIMIAPLPGATDLKPGSATTPFFGVNPALVDNEGHKLEGETEGNLVILDSWPGQARSIWGDHERFVQTYFSTYDGMYFTGDGCRRDEDGYYWITGRVDDVLNVSGHRMGTAEIESSLVAHSAVAEAAVVGFPHDIKGQGIYIYVTLNDDVEPTDELKKELTQWVRKDIGPIASPDVIQWAPGLPKTRSGKIMRRILRKIAANECDGLGDTSTLADPSVVDELIEHRANQ from the coding sequence ATGAGCGAGCATAAAAACGTCTATCCAGTGCGCGATAGTATCGCTGCCAGTGCATGGGCTGATAAAGATAAATATGCGGCAATGTATCAGCAGTCCATGGACGACCCGGAAAGTTTCTGGGCTGAGCAAGCAAAGCGTCTGGATTGGATCAAGACGCCAACCAAGATTAAAAACACCTCCTTCGCACGCGATAATGTTGATATTCGCTGGTTTGAAGATGGTGAGCTAAACGTTAGCGCCAACTGTCTAGATCGCCACTTGGAGAAGCGTGGCGACCAAACGGCGATTATCTGGGAAGGGGATAACCCTAACGATTCAAAACACATTACTTACCGCGAGCTTTATGAGCGCACTAACCAGCTGGCCAACGGCCTGAAGTCGCTGGGAGTTAACAAAGGCGATACAGTGACGCTGTATATGCCGATGATTCCCGAGGCGGCCATGGCCATGTTGGCATGTGCCCGTATTGGTGCTGTGCACTCTGTTGTGTTTGGCGGCTTTTCGCCGGATGCCGTCGCTCAGCGGGTAATTGGTGCTGATTCTAAACTGGTGATCACAGCTGATGAGTCGGTGCGTGGTGGTAAACACGTCCCCCTTAAGGAGAACGTCGATTCGGCGCTGACGCGCGATGGCACCGATGTATGTAAAAACGTATTGGTGGTGAAGCGTACAGGCGGTGATATTGATTGGCAGGAAGGTCGTGACATTTGGTTTGACGAGCTGGTGGATAAGCAGTCTACCGAATGCCCAGTTGAGGCCATGAATGCCGAAGATCCACTGTTTATTCTCTATACCTCTGGGTCAACTGGTGCGCCTAAGGGCTTAAAGCATACCACTGGCGGCTACCTGACCTACGCCGCGATGACCCATCAGTATGTTTTCGACTATCAAGAAGGTGAAATTTACTGGTGTACAGCGGACGTAGGCTGGGTGACGGGCCACAGCTATATCGTGTACGGACCGCTTGCCAATGGTGCAACCACGCTAATGTTTGAAGGCGTACCGAGCTACCCAAGCCATGGCCGCATGGGCGAAATTGTCGATAAGCATCAGGTCAATATCCTCTATACCGCGCCTACCGCTGTCCGTGCCTTAATGGCGCATGGTGATAACGTGATGGACTCTAGCAAACGTGATTCATTGCGCTTGCTGGGTTCTGTGGGCGAACCTATCAACCCAGAAGCCTGGGAGTGGTTCTATCGCGTTATTGGCAATGAGCAGTGTCCTATTGTGGATACTTGGTGGCAAACCGAAACGGGCGGCATTATGATCGCGCCACTTCCCGGTGCTACAGATCTAAAGCCTGGTTCTGCGACAACGCCCTTCTTTGGTGTGAACCCCGCGCTGGTGGATAATGAAGGCCATAAATTGGAAGGCGAGACGGAAGGCAATCTAGTCATTCTCGACTCCTGGCCGGGCCAAGCGCGCTCCATTTGGGGCGACCACGAACGCTTTGTACAAACCTACTTCTCTACTTACGACGGCATGTATTTTACTGGGGATGGCTGTCGTCGGGATGAGGATGGCTATTACTGGATTACAGGGCGGGTTGACGACGTGCTTAACGTCTCAGGCCACCGTATGGGCACTGCTGAAATAGAGTCGTCTCTGGTTGCTCACTCGGCAGTGGCAGAAGCCGCCGTCGTTGGCTTCCCGCACGATATTAAGGGCCAGGGCATCTATATCTATGTAACGCTCAATGATGATGTTGAGCCCACGGATGAACTCAAGAAAGAGCTGACTCAATGGGTACGTAAAGATATTGGCCCGATTGCATCGCCAGATGTAATTCAGTGGGCGCCAGGGCTGCCAAAAACACGTTCTGGTAAAATTATGCGGCGCATTTTACGTAAAATTGCAGCTAATGAGTGTGACGGCCTGGGCGATACCAGCACGCTGGCTGATCCGTCGGTGGTGGACGAACTCATCGAGCATCGTGCCAACCAGTAA
- a CDS encoding SprT-like domain-containing protein yields MKTLPLPPWPAEKLATLSSEALMHAVRDRTDEALRRCQEVYPALPAPKVWFDLKGASAGQAHLGRGGLRFNPVLLSNNRQAFFDEVIPHEMAHWLVFHLANGTRLKPHGREWQAVMRDLFGLEPKVTHRFDVQDAQSRPYYYQCGCQTHCFTARRHSLVVKGRRYRCRHCDQTLVYSAFRKP; encoded by the coding sequence ATGAAGACTTTACCACTGCCCCCATGGCCTGCTGAAAAACTTGCAACACTCTCTTCAGAGGCGCTCATGCACGCCGTGCGAGACAGAACTGATGAAGCGTTAAGACGCTGCCAAGAAGTCTATCCTGCACTGCCAGCGCCAAAGGTGTGGTTCGACCTAAAAGGTGCCTCAGCAGGGCAGGCGCATCTAGGGCGTGGCGGGCTGCGTTTTAATCCTGTTTTACTGAGCAATAATCGGCAGGCGTTTTTTGACGAGGTGATTCCCCATGAAATGGCGCATTGGTTAGTCTTTCATTTAGCCAATGGCACGCGGCTCAAACCGCATGGTCGAGAATGGCAAGCCGTCATGCGAGACCTGTTTGGCCTTGAGCCTAAGGTGACTCATCGCTTTGATGTTCAGGATGCCCAGTCTCGGCCATATTATTATCAATGTGGCTGTCAAACGCATTGTTTCACAGCCAGGCGTCATTCTTTAGTGGTAAAGGGGCGTCGCTATCGCTGCCGCCATTGTGATCAGACCTTGGTCTACAGTGCTTTTAGAAAACCTTGA
- a CDS encoding YecA family protein: MAERNNVPAATSPNTTPPQPLLDDEQLDRLDDFLDSEQVGEDALDLISAHGFLVALAVAPSELPTSQWLAELFQGEPSYRDDAERDEIIQLLTLLRDNAVAVLEQGGLPELPFELTLDGIPAEETPIGDWCAGFMEGVFSDESAWFQDDEEAAATLLLPFMSLSGLFDDEPEMAEMAQDQASQETFVAQLPELVLDLYLHYRVPPETPKPKPRKKTPAKGKKRR, translated from the coding sequence ATGGCAGAGCGCAATAACGTTCCCGCAGCAACGTCGCCCAATACCACCCCACCTCAGCCGCTACTTGATGACGAGCAACTTGATCGATTGGATGACTTTCTCGACTCAGAGCAGGTCGGCGAAGATGCGCTGGATCTTATCTCTGCCCATGGCTTTTTAGTGGCGCTGGCAGTTGCCCCTAGCGAATTACCCACCAGTCAATGGCTAGCTGAGCTGTTTCAGGGAGAGCCAAGTTATCGGGATGATGCCGAGCGAGACGAGATTATCCAACTGTTAACACTGCTACGTGACAACGCCGTCGCAGTGCTTGAACAAGGTGGTTTACCAGAGCTACCCTTCGAGCTAACGCTCGATGGCATCCCCGCTGAAGAAACGCCTATCGGCGACTGGTGCGCGGGGTTTATGGAAGGTGTCTTTAGCGACGAAAGCGCATGGTTTCAAGATGACGAAGAGGCTGCCGCCACGCTACTGCTGCCCTTTATGTCGCTCTCAGGTTTATTCGATGATGAGCCAGAAATGGCTGAGATGGCCCAAGATCAGGCCAGTCAGGAAACCTTTGTTGCCCAATTGCCAGAATTAGTCCTGGACCTTTATCTTCACTACCGCGTGCCCCCCGAAACGCCGAAACCTAAGCCACGCAAGAAAACCCCGGCCAAAGGTAAAAAGCGTCGATAG
- a CDS encoding phospholipase D-like domain-containing protein: MQHVWREGNRTTLLPEATRFLPAMFDAVSQAEYYVLVELYLMESGKLASQMSNALIDAAERGVKVYLLLDGYGSMGLEHRDRTRLEQAGVALRFFNPIGFHSLARNLSRDHRKIVVVDGEIAFTGGFGAVDEFLEAWYEIAVRIEGPVVADWEGLFRRLWRSRLTRQEGGGRASAALPPQRTAVHYADGIRGRVMSARGYRYQAIRHSLHARVNQANKRLWLCTPYFVPTFTLRRRLIRAARRGVDVCLLLPGSKHDHPGVRYAGQRFYQALLKAGVRIFEFQPTFIHAKFVLADDWVSLGSCNFDHWNLHWNLEANQEVENQAFAKQVQSLFERNFTASQEVDAAAWAARSWRQRAREWVYGVVDGIVTRLK; this comes from the coding sequence ATGCAGCACGTGTGGCGTGAAGGCAACCGCACGACTCTGTTGCCGGAAGCAACGCGATTTTTGCCAGCTATGTTTGATGCGGTTAGTCAAGCGGAGTACTACGTGCTGGTGGAGCTCTACTTGATGGAGTCAGGTAAGTTAGCCAGCCAGATGAGTAATGCGTTGATCGACGCTGCTGAGCGCGGTGTAAAGGTGTATTTGCTGCTCGATGGTTATGGCTCTATGGGATTGGAGCACCGTGACCGCACACGCCTAGAGCAAGCAGGTGTCGCATTACGGTTCTTTAATCCCATCGGTTTTCACTCGCTGGCTCGCAACTTAAGCCGTGACCACCGTAAAATTGTTGTCGTGGATGGAGAGATTGCGTTTACCGGCGGATTTGGCGCGGTGGATGAGTTTCTGGAAGCATGGTACGAAATTGCGGTGCGCATCGAAGGCCCGGTGGTTGCTGATTGGGAAGGGCTTTTTCGCCGCTTATGGCGCTCCCGGTTAACACGGCAAGAAGGTGGTGGGCGGGCTAGCGCGGCGTTGCCGCCACAGCGGACAGCCGTACATTATGCTGATGGCATACGCGGCCGAGTGATGTCAGCGAGGGGTTATCGTTACCAAGCTATTCGCCACTCGCTCCATGCGCGGGTAAATCAGGCAAACAAGCGGCTTTGGCTATGTACACCTTATTTTGTGCCGACCTTCACGCTGCGCCGACGCCTGATTCGGGCAGCACGGCGTGGCGTGGATGTTTGTTTACTATTACCGGGCAGTAAACATGACCACCCAGGCGTGCGCTATGCAGGACAACGGTTTTACCAAGCGTTGTTAAAAGCCGGCGTGCGGATTTTTGAGTTCCAGCCCACGTTTATTCATGCCAAGTTTGTGTTAGCCGATGACTGGGTCAGTCTTGGCTCATGTAACTTCGACCATTGGAATCTGCACTGGAACCTTGAAGCTAATCAAGAAGTAGAAAACCAAGCCTTCGCCAAACAAGTTCAATCGCTGTTTGAGCGTAACTTTACCGCCAGTCAAGAAGTCGATGCTGCCGCCTGGGCCGCACGGTCCTGGCGGCAGCGAGCCCGAGAGTGGGTCTATGGCGTAGTGGATGGTATTGTCACCCGCCTTAAATAA